A single genomic interval of Pochonia chlamydosporia 170 chromosome 7, whole genome shotgun sequence harbors:
- a CDS encoding polyketide cyclase/dehydrase (similar to Metarhizium robertsii ARSEF 23 XP_007824176.2), with product MPSIHTEIEINCSPEQVRKTFLDFPSYSSWPTTFIKSITPVDTSRPVEAGSRLNVELEGISMAPVVIANSADEFKWAGKLWNIPGLFNGDHYFKFTPSTKTPGGTTFVQGEDFSGILTFLMAEWSSFRASTVKGFEAFNQDLKKRCENAN from the exons ATGCCGTCTATTCACACTGAAATCGAGATCAACTGCTCTCCTGAGCAAGTCAGGAAAACC TTTCTTGACTTCCCCTCTTACTCATCCTGGCCAACAACATTCATCAAGTCCAtcacaccagttgacacaaGCCGTCCTGTTGAGGCAGGGTCCAGATTAAACGTCGAGCTTGAAGGAATTTCCATGGCACccgtcgtcatcgccaactcTGCTGATGAATTCAAGTGGGCGGGCAAACTGTGGAACATTCCAGGTCTATTTAACGGCGACCATTACTTCAAGTTCACACCAAGCACAAAAACGCCTGGCGGCACGACATTTGTTCAGGGCGAAGACTTTTCTGGGATTTTGACATTTTTGATGGCTGAATGGTCAAGCTTTCGGGCGTCAACGGTAAAGGGATTTGAGGCATTCAACCAGGATCTGAAGAAGAGATGTGAAAATGCAAACTGA
- a CDS encoding histidine acid phosphatase (similar to Cordyceps militaris CM01 XP_006667508.1) has protein sequence MHRIILTVTAFLALGISQSAAASERVLGVYIFHRHGDRTAKAWTPVNLTALGADEIHASGTFYHSRYISSSSDLHIVGMSSDVAVLSQLSVSSPEDNVLHNSAISFLQGLYPPTGNSEVLANGTKVEAPLGGYQYIPVDEVTSSATANGAENNAWLQGNSGCNKAVVSSNNYLLSPEYKTTYNETTEFYQSLLPVINGTYGPSAANFKNGYGIFDIINVARIHNSSIPSDQLLTNETLSRLYSLASTHEWNLAYNASDSVRAIAGAVLAGQILDSLQAIVDAKSGSPKFNIQFGAYGSFMSFFGLTQLPKVSNDFYGITDYASSMTFELYTTSSASKPSADDINVRFLYSNGSATDNRLKSFPLFGQGQDTLSWNDFKADMGKFAITNTQQWCQMCGNSAGQCAPNSTTSGSDTAQKSDNNDGGISKPVAGVIGALVTLGVILGVEALVMLVGGLRLVKKSTLDTASRSSMEAGSAK, from the exons ATGCACCGAATAATTCTCACGGTGACGGccttcttggctcttggTATCAGTCAATCCGCTGCGGCGAGTGAACGAGTGCTGGGAGTTTACATTTTCCACCGTCATGGCGATCGCACAGCTAAAGCCTGGACGCCAGTTAACCTCACGGCTTTGGGAGCAGACGAGATTCATGCCTCGGGTACCTTTTATCACTCTCGCTACATCTCATCCAGCTCCGACTTGCACATCGTTGGCATGAGCTCAGATGTTGCTGTACTGTCTCAGTTGTCAGTCAGCTCACCTGAAGACAATGTTCTTCACAATTCGGCTATCTCATTCCTTCAAGGTCTATATCCACCTACTGGAAATAGCGAGGTACTTGCGAATGGTACCAAGGTGGAAGCACCACTTGGTGGCTATCAATACATCCCGGTCGATGAAGTGACCAGCAGTGCTACTGCCAACGGCGCCGAGAACAACGCATGGTTGCAGGGTAATAGCGGTTGCAACAAAGCTGTAGTTAGCTCGAACAACTACTTGCTCTCACCAGAGTATAAGACAACGTACAATGAGACCACGGAGTTTTACCAGAGCCTCTTGCCCGTTATCAATGGGACCTACGGACCTAGCGCTGCAAATTTCAAGAACGGATACGGCA TCTTTGACatcatcaatgttgctcgTATTCACAACTCCTCCATTCCCTCAGATCAGCTTCTGACCAACGAAACCCTCAGCCGCCTCTACAGTCTAGCATCGACGCATGAGTGGAACTTGGCGTACAACGCTTCTGACAGTGTCAGGGCTATAGCTGGAGCTGTTCTTGCTGGACAGATTCTGGATTCACTGCAGGCCATTGTTGACGCTAAATCAGGAAGCCCAAAGTTCAACATTCAGTTTGGAGCTTACGGAAGCTTCATGTCCTTTTTTGGCTTGACACAGCTACCCAAAGTGTCGAATGACTTTTATGGAATTACAGACTACGCATCTTCTATGACCTTTGAACTGTATACAACCAGTTCCGCCTCTAAACCTAGCGCTGACGATATCAACGTGCGGTTTCTCTACAGCAATGGGTCCGCTACCGATAACCGTCTCAAGTCCTTTCCGCTTTTTGGACAGGGCCAAGATACCCTCTCCTGGAATGACTTCAAAGCGGATATGGGGAAATTTGCCATCACTAACACCCAGCAGTGGTGCCAGATGTGTGGGAACTCTGCCGGCCAATGTGCACCGAACTCTACCACTTCTGGAAGTGACACAGCTCAAAAGTCAGACAATAACGACGGTGGCATTTCTAAGCCAGTTGCAGGCGTTATTGGCGCTCTAGTAACGCTTGGCGTCATTCTTGGCGTGGAAGCCCTGGTAATGCTCGTGGGTGGTCTACGCCTTGTTAAGAAGTCAACCCTCGATACTGCTAGCCGAAGCAGCATGGAGGCTGGTAGTGCTAAATAG
- a CDS encoding secretory lipase (similar to Exophiala dermatitidis NIH/UT8656 XP_009158736.1) encodes MRATILSSVATVLSLAYNVALATSPAAAPTVKPNTSFNDIPQPILQNVYEALNFERSNHANGRVEEDPFYRVPAVASRAKPGTLLKVEMNTNTSKYTIPPNTALSRIMFASRNLNGSVVPVSAYVLWPYHPREIDDGYPVVAFAHGNSGSLGDCAPSHLRSLWYHFEVPFELALQGYVVVAPDYQGLGVNKDQHGRPIYHNFLANPAEANDLFYATEAAQKAFPKLSRKFVTMGHSQGGGAAWAAAHRQAENPVKGYLGTIPISAVTKFLEESPGVLHNSSSGTAILVAHGLRKVFPDFEPRSILTPKGIKRLDFLRQIQGCNAVVSQLFPDIGELVHDDWATNKYILEYQNLTQNGNRAIASPMLIMQGTADPAVPESVTTSVVDTMCRKKLGSSVNYVRFEGVGHTPTCYASRRIWLDWIAARFAGEPLTSGCHRDLIRSALPYKNYQFETNFVLKYATLKYELA; translated from the coding sequence ATGAGAGCTACCATTCTTTCTTCCGTGGCCACAGTGCTTTCTTTGGCCTATAACGTCGCACTTGCTACTTCACCAGCAGCGGCTCCTACTGTGAAGCCAAATACTTCCTTTAATGACATACCCCAAcccattttgcaaaatgtATACGAAGCCCTCAACTTTGAAAGATCCAACCATGCAAATGGTCGAGTGGAGGAAGATCCCTTCTACCGTGTGCCAGCTGTGGCATCGAgagccaagccaggcacaCTTCTCAAAGTTGAAATGAACACAAACACTTCAAAGTACACCATACCACCAAATACGGCACTGTCTAGAATCATGTTCGCCTCCCGAAATTTGAACGGCTCCGTCGTTCCTGTGTCCGCCTACGTGCTTTGGCCCTATCACCCCCGTGAAATCGATGATGGCTACCCCGTCGTTGCCTTTGCTCATGGAAATTCTGGAAGTCTTGGAGACTGCGCTCCATCTCACCTGCGATCCTTGTGGTACCATTTCGAAGTACCGTTTGAGTTGGCACTACAGGGCTATGTAGTCGTCGCGCCGGACTATCAAGGGCTGGGGGTGAACAAAGACCAACATGGGCGACCAATCTATCATAACTTCTTGGCGAATCCAGCAGAAGCTAATGATTTGTTTTACGCTACTGAAGCCGCGCAGAAGGCATTCCCCAAGCTATCACGCAAGTTTGTGACAATGGGGCATTCGCAAGGCGGCGGAGCAGCATGGGCAGCTgcccatcgtcaagctgAGAATCCTGTCAAAGGATATCTTGGAACGATTCCTATCTCTGCAGTGACAAAGTTCCTGGAAGAAAGCCCCGGTGTGCTGCATAACTCGTCCAGTGGAACTGCAATTTTAGTTGCACACGGACTGAGAAAGGTGTTCCCGGACTTTGAACCGAGAAGCATACTGACACCCAAAGGAATTAAGCGACTGGATTTTCTGCGACAGATCCAAGGTTGCAATGCCGTTGTCTCTCAGCTTTTCCCTGACATTGGCGAACTCGTACATGACGACTGGGCTACGAACAAATATATATTGGAATATCAAAATCTCacacaaaatggcaaccGAGCAATTGCTAGCCCAATGCTGATTATGCAAGGAACAGCAGACCCAGCAGTTCCTGAATCAGTTACAACATCTGTTGTCGATACAATGTGCAGAAAAAAATTGGGCTCTTCTGTAAATTACGTACGGTTTGAGGGAGTCGGCCATACTCCCACCTGTTACGCAAGCCGTAGGATCTGGCTGGATTGGATTGCGGCAAGGTTTGCTGGAGAGCCTCTGACTTCTGGCTGTCACAGGGATCTAATAAGGAGCGCCTTGCCGTATAAGAACTATCAATTTGAAACAAACTTCGTGCTCAAGTATGCGACGTTGAAATACGAGTTGGCCTGA
- a CDS encoding NACHT domain-containing protein, with translation MDAAWAAEHACRISQFAVTCSDILSCVRASKLEKLQPVLDERPNNLMETLLQHTRQVRFTPSDGTGTLSREDEILLRLAGYCQEYSSQLIEALQDWDTEPKNLHAPEVAEPPHHHDLTNLLETIRKLLNGDLATLQWSSVCQNVRELGAKNSRLGANRTVEIQQLAAEVDTSFQAITSKQFDDVTLLRSWKQVHAATQRVTDLSVEKTVLTMLQFWTMDRRKELIAKEHDDTFEWVLAPTDPNQSKQSSSNFSEWLEIDEPLYWISGKPGSGKSTLMKFLAENPKTIQALKRWAKDDTLITAVFYFWSSAKDPLQKSDTGLLRSILFQILRQCPDLVQYAYPAQWRERHHSHGSLQQLVRSEQNTSDLLAAFTRVSDALSSVNAKFCFFIDGLDEYDGEPTDVIRLVEALNKSVKLKTCVSSRQWADFEKTFGTDNPWKLYIHEMTENDMVRYVKDLFGKDPKFRQMRDAADTEITHSLVKAIVENAEGVFLWSFLVVKDLLDGLSETDTIHALQQRLGTIPTDLDGYFKKLFQDTQPHMRGSTAKVFELTLNAVDKLPLMCYWFIQQHGLEDVQKMKLGSMERRVASQNLREMEKMLNIYSQGLLSVNISTYAIESTAELEDNSWLFEFRVDFIHRTVADFMQTADMKKLLKKWIPQSFNVDVEICKAGLATIKATPSTRDMFQDAHRALSILNLFMCHAKMVLGDLQTQLVDNLLAALRLHTESVTEIPMMILGAGNFWACQCSFNFALLYHCVSYGLTEYVALQLDKERMEFAEPQSGLLYGCFSWDSRVRMERFALPVDTVEMLLARGFDPNLPWGDRGFSFWQQLLTSTYSRHLKGIATQGDFDAIKRAVEHGADMESKVEVFAARRMGETKAHEIVERVVPIEQLSTLRLDHSERPYENSQ, from the coding sequence ATGGATGCCGCATGGGCCGCAGAACATGCTTGCAGAATCTCACAATTCGCCGTCACTTGTAGTGATATCTTGTCGTGTGTGCGCGCTTCAAAGCTTGAGAAGTTGCAGCCTGTTTTGGACGAACGTCCCAACAACCTAATGGAAACTCTGCTccagcacaccagacaagtGCGATTCACACCTTCCGATGGTACAGGCACTTTGTCCAGAGAAGATGAAATTCTTTTGAGACTTGCAGGTTACTGCCAAGAATATTCCTCTCAATTGATAGAGGCTTTACAAGATTGGGATACAGAACCCAAGAATTTACATGCACCTGAGGTAGCCGagccaccacaccaccacgACTTGACAAATCTTCTTGAAACCATACGGAAACTCCTGAATGGAGACCTTGCCACATTGCAGTGGTCATCAGTATGCCAGAATGTTCGCGAGCTGGGTGCCAAAAATAGTCGCCTTGGAGCGAATAGGACAGTGGAAATACAGCAACTGGCCGCAGAAGTTGACACCAGCTTCCAAGCAATCACGTCTAAACAGTTCGATGATGTGACGTTACTCAGATCCTGGAAGCAAGTTCACGCGGCTACACAAAGAGTTACAGACCTGTCTGTAGAGAAGACTGTTCTAACAATGCTTCAATTCTGGACAATGGACCGTCGCAAGGAGTTGATTGCCAAGGAACATGACGACACCTTCGAATGGGTGCTAGCACCAACTGATCCCAACCAATCCAAACAAAGTTCTTCAAACTTCTCTGAGTGGTTGGAAATTGATGAACCCTTGTACTGGATATCTGGCAAGCCGGGATCTGGGAAATCCACATTGATGAAGTTCCTCGCGGAAAATCCCAAGACTATACAGGCTTTGAAGCGGTGGGCAAAGGACGACACCCTCATTACCGCCGTCTTCTACTTTTGGAGCTCGGCGAAAGATCCACTGCAGAAATCCGACACGGGTCTCCTTCGTTCTATTCTTTTCCAAATCCTCCGACAGTGTCCCGATCTTGTTCAATACGCATACCCGGCACAGTGGCGAGAACGACACCATTCACATGGTTCCCTCCAGCAACTTGTTCGCAGCGAGCAGAACACATCAGACCTTCTAGCTGCTTTCACCCGTGTATCAGATGCGTTATCAAGTGTAAATGCAAAATTCTGCTTCTTTATTGACGGCCTGGATGAGTATGACGGCGAGCCAACCGACGTGATACGCCTGGTTGAGGCACTTAATAAATCCGTCAAGCTCAAAACATGTGTTTCAAGCCGGCAATGGGCTGATTTTGAGAAGACTTTTGGGACAGACAACCCATGGAAACTGTACATTCACGAAATGACAGAGAATGACATGGTTCGGTATGTTAAAGATCTTTTTGGCAAGGACCCTAAATTCCGCCAAATGCGAGATGCCGCCGATACGGAAATTACCCACAGCCTAGTCAAGGCTATAGTTGAGAATGCGGAAGGCGTGTTTCTTTGGTCATTCTTGGTTGTGAAGGATCTTCTAGATGGGCTTTCTGAGACAGACACCATCCACGCACTCCAGCAGCGGCTGGGAACAATACCAACGGATCTGGATGGCTACTTCAAAAAACTGTTCCAGGACACGCAACCTCATATGCGAGGCTCAACTGCAAAAGTGTTTGAACTAACGCTAAATGCAGTAGACAAACTTCCTTTGATGTGTTATTGGTTCATTCAGCAGCATGGTCTCGAGGACGTTcagaagatgaagcttggcTCGATGGAGAGACGAGTGGCTAGCCAGAACCTCAGAGAAATGGAGAAGATGCTGAATATTTACTCTCAGGGCTTGTTAAGTGTCAATATCTCAACATATGCGATTGAGTCCACGGCAGAATTGGAGGACAACAGCTGGCTTTTCGAGTTCAGAGTCGACTTCATCCACCGAACTGTGGCCGACTTCATGCAGACTGCCGACATGAAGAAACTACTGAAGAAATGGATACCGCAGTCTTTCAATGTCGATGTCGAAATTTGCAAGGCCGGTTTAGCAACAATAAAAGCCACGCCATCGACGAGAGACATGTTCCAAGACGCGCATCGGGCACTCTCAATTCTCAACCTATTCATGTGTCATGCGAAGATGGTATTGGGAGATTTGCAAACTCAGTTGGTGGATAACCTTCTGGCCGCATTGAGACTACATACTGAGAGTGTCACTGAGATCCCGATGATGATTCTTGGCGCGGGCAATTTCTGGGCGTGTCAgtgcagcttcaacttcgCACTTTTATATCACTGCGTCTCGTACGGGTTGACGGAGTACGTTGCACTGCAGTTGGATAAGGAAAGAATGGAATTTGCGGAACCGCAGTCCGGTCTACTATATGGCTGTTTCTCATGGGATTCGCGCGTGAGGATGGAGAGATTTGCACTGCCCGTCGATACAGTCGAAATGCTACTGGCTCGTGGCTTTGATCCCAATCTACCCTGGGGAGATCGAGGTTTTTCATTCTGGCAACAGCTTTTAACATCGACATACAGCAGACACTTGAAGGGAATTGCCACCCAAGGCGATTTCGATGCAATCAAGCGTGCCGTTGAACACGGTGCTGATATGGAAAGTAAGGTTGAGGTCTTTGCCGCTCGTCGCATGGGTGAAACGAAGGCGCATGAGATTGTTGAAAGGGTTGTGCCGATCGAGCAGTTGTCGACTCTGCGACTGGACCACAGCGAGCGACCGTATGAAAACTCCCAGTAG
- a CDS encoding C6 zinc finger domain-containing protein (similar to Neosartorya fischeri NRRL 181 XP_001263116.1), which yields MSANSRMSTTPQPEALISASPSLQDGNLPTPQTGQDTGNMHASSPPIHRQTATIDLPEPNIQNVLRRVRRLEALSSTTLLGHGQEQDDLRSSTRLSDPKGTQFVMHKSQVMRFPMGIAPELNPIITCFSAITGSGANFASGTDGSKQPAFDGPEISTFVKEASETFQNCKNRIRIIKSQNSRVPFDLNNLQLPSSDDTDLLKAQYFVAFESAYRILHKPTFDLEYQLFLTDPKAAATSLLLKNLLVLALGSSLHEHDDSVRTRKLAHQWIRRAQEWLSDPLEKDKMSISGLQIHCLTVLARKVFSVGEDHVWLSTGELIHKAMQMGLHRDPDRLPAMSVFDMEMRRRLWATILELAVQSASDCGMPPRISLEEFDTKPPSNIFDEEIHESSKEVRFHGENVFTSSTIQRILLTSLPTRLEILRLVNGVRSQLTYDQVLALSSKITSACVAINDLVNQHPERELGQVSRNLLDYLVRRFYLTLHIPFATIAQTDPRFYYSMKVCVDTATAITDPPADRLYNRFMVIGRGFFKESLTVAATAVGLELLVQAQAQHRDGTITTNPQYVTHLKRILNGMLALVADCISETETGLKEHMFLSMILAHADAILDNTSLEWKIAQGILGSVSWCCGVLEKRAESANLPESEDTALDMTSCEDDGLELDFDFFRWANGDLP from the exons ATGAGTGCGAATTCTCGCATGTCTACTACTCCTCAACCCGAGGCATTGATATCTGCGAGTCCCTCGTTGCAAGATGGCAACCTGCCAACGCCGCAAACTGGGCAAGACACCGGCAACATGCATGCATCCTCGCCCCCTATTCACCGGCAAACGGCCACCATAGACCTTCCTGAGCCCAATATTCAAAATGTTCTACGTAGGGTACGAAGGCTCGAAGCCCTGTCATCCACGACGCTGTTGGGTCATGGCCAAGAGCAAGACGATCTGCGATCCAGCACCCGACTATCTGATCCCAAAGGAACCCAATTCGTCATGCACAAATCGCAAGTCATGCGATTCCCCATGGGAATCGCGCCAGAA TTGAACCCCATCATTACCTGTTTCTCGGCGATAACCGGTTCGGGCGCCAACTTTGCGAGCGGCACCGATGGCAGCAAACAACCTGCTTTTGACGGCCCTGAGATCTCCACCTTTGTCAAAGAAGCTTCCGAAACATTCCAAAACTGCAAAAACAGAATACGCATCATCAAGTCTCAGAATTCCAGAGTCCCATTTGACTTGAATAACCTTCAGTTACCAAGTAGCGATGACACAGACCTGCTCAAAGCACAATATTTTGTGGCGTTTGAATCCGCGTACCGTATTTTGCACAAGCCTACCTTTGATCTTGAGTATCAACTGTTTTTGACTGACCCGAAAGCGGCGGCTACTAGTCTACTGTTGAAAAACCTGCTCGTTTTAGCCCTTGGCTCAAGCCTGCATGAACATGATGACAGCGTCAGGACGCGCAAACTGGCACATCAATGGATTCGGCGTGCACAGGAATGGCTCTCGGATCCACTGGAAAAGGATAAAATGAGCATATCTGGACTTCAAATTCACTGTCTAACCGTCTTGGCGCGAAAAGTCTTCTCCGTCGGTGAAGATCATGTATGGTTGTCCACTGGAGAACTCATTCACAAGGCTATGCAAATGGGTCTACATCGTGACCCAGATCGACTCCCAGCAATGTCTGTATTCGACATGGAGATGCGCAGACGGTTATGGGCAACAATATTGGAGCTTGCGGTTCAATCTGCTTCGGACTGCGGAATGCCTCCAAGAATATCCCTAGAGGAATTCGACACCAAGCCTCCTTCAAACATatttgatgaagaaattcaTGAGTCAAGCAAAGAAGTCAGGTTTCATGGCGAAAATGTATTCACATCCTCGACTATACAGAGAATACTGCTCACGTCGCTACCGACCCGGCTAGAGATTCTAAGGCTAGTCAATGGTGTCCGTTCACAACTTACGTATGACCAAGTTCTAGCTTTGAGCTCAAAAATCACGAGCGCATGTGTTGCCATCAATGATCTAGTGAATCAGCATCCGGAGCGAGAACTGGGTCAAGTTTCTCGAAATCTTCTAGACTACCTTGTTCGCCGGTTTTATCTCACTCTGCATATTCCCTTTGCAACGATTGCGCAAACAGACCCCAGGTTCTATTACTCCATGAAAGTCTGTGTAGATACTGCCACCGCGATCACCGATCCGCCTGCCGACAGACTTTACAACCGCTTCATGGTCATAGGTCGAGGATTTTTCAAGGAGAGCCTCACGGTGGCAGCGACAGCGGTTGGCCTCGAACTCCTCGTTCAAGCGCAAGCGCAGCATCGAGATGGCACTATTACCACAAACCCTCAGTATGTAACACATTTAAAACGGATACTAAACGGGATGCTCGCGCTTGTAGCGGACTGTATTAGCGAGACTGAGACGGGTCTGAAGGAGCACATGTTCTTGAGTATGATTCTCGCGCATGCAGACGCAATTCTCGACAACACATCGCTGGAATGGAAAATTGCACAGGGCATCTTGGGCAGTGTTAGTTGGTGCTGCGGCGTACTTGAGAAACGTGCGGAGTCTGCGAATCTGCCAGAGTCTGAGGATACAGCCCTTGACATGACAAGCTGTGAGGATGATGGATTGGAGCTAGATTTTGACTTCTTTCGTTGGGCGAACGGGGATCTCCCTTGA
- a CDS encoding FAD/NAD(P)-binding protein (similar to Glarea lozoyensis ATCC 20868 XP_008084312.1), translating into MNILINGAGIAGNATAFWLSKLGHNVTIVERFPTLRATGLQVDLRGHGIEVMRLMGLEQAFLDRKAPEQGLQVVDKAGRRRAFFPANKPGDGVQNFTSEFEIMRGDLCSLMYEATRHRAKYLFNVSIEKFNDNGDSVDVTLTNGTTEEFDLVVGADGQGSSTRKMMFEPAIADAAYHPMKNVYMAYFTIRQPMIEGEEYIATTYMAPGKRGIMTRRHSPNEIQVYLGCTTPSDRLTKSHRGEQSQAIKAAWADVFKGAGWQSEEITKTMMESKSDFYSECPALVKLKSWSRGRVTLAGDAGYCSTGTTGMGTTCAMVGAYILAGEIGKHCSGTVRGNTSATSGGTTEQLAAALDSYQQKFQPFMDQVQKDVSVSDDTGLMDMLTSTAFGIAVLNNLMALASFFRINIGRWFLKETIRDWELPIYEGMRD; encoded by the coding sequence atgaATATCCTCATTAACGGTGCAGGCATTGCTGGTAATGCGACTGCATTTTGGCTTTCAAAGCTTGGGCACAACGTTACTATTGTCGAGCGATTCCCAACCCTCAGAGCCACAGGGCTACAAGTCGATCTTCGAGGACATGGCATCGAAGTCATGCGACTTATGGGCCTGGAACAAGCTTTTCTAGACAGAAAGGCCCCTGAACAAGGACTACAAGTTGTGGATAAGGCTGGCAGAAGACGAGCTTTCTTCCCTGCAAATAAGCCTGGGGACGGTGTTCAGAATTTCACAAGCGAGTTTGAGATCATGAGAGGAGATTTGTGTAGCCTCATGTATGAAGCTACCAGGCATCGAGCCAAATATCTCTTCAATGTGTCCATTGAAAAGTTCAACGACAATGGCGACTCCGTTGATGTGACCCTTACCAATGGTACTACGGAGGAATTTGACCTCGTCGTTGGCGCGGATGGTCAGGGATCCTCTACTCGCAAGATGATGTTTGAACCTGCCATTGCGGACGCTGCGTATCACCCAATGAAGAATGTCTATATGGCGTACTTCACCATACGACAACCCATGATCGAAGGCGAAGAATACATCGCCACTACGTACATGGCACCCGGTAAACGCGGCATCATGACACGAAGACATAGCCCCAATGAGATCCAAGTCTATCTTGGATGTACAACACCGTCAGACCGACTAACGAAATCTCATCGTGGGGAGCAATCGCAAGCTATCAAGGCTGCCTGGGCAGATGTGTTCAAAGGAGCGGGTTGGCAATCTGAAGAGATCACGAAGACCATGATGGAGTCCAAATCCGACTTTTATAGTGAATGTCCGGCGCTTGTTAAGTTGAAGTCTTGGTCGCGAGGGCGGGTTACTCTTGCTGGGGATGCAGGGTACTGTTCAACTGGGACGACAGGCATGGGCACGACTTGCGCCATGGTTGGGGCTTACATTCTGGCCGGTGAAATAGGAAAGCATTGTTCAGGTACCGTGAGAGGGAACACGAGTGCCACAAGTGGCGGAACGACAGAACAGCTCGCTGCGGCCCTCGACTCGTATCAGCAAAAGTTCCAGCCGTTTATGGATCAAGTACAGAAAGATGTTTCTGTATCGGATGACACGGGGTTAATGGACATGTTGACATCGACTGcgtttggcattgctgtTCTGAACAACTTGATGGCATTGGCTTCATTCTTTCGAATCAATATTGGCCGATGGTTTCTCAAAGAGACTATAAGGGACTGGGAACTCCCCATTTATGAGGGGATGCGAGATTGA